The Rouxiella sp. WC2420 region ATTCAGGATGCAGTTTCTCGATGAAAACCGCATTTAGCGGGATGTTGCTGCCGTTCAGGCCCCACTGTTGGCTAAGATTTTTTAACTGCGCGGGCTGTTTACTGCCCGGCTGGCCCTCAATCGCCATTTTTCCTTTAAAACGCCAGGCGCGTGCATTGCTGTCATAGGGCAAGATTAGCCAGCTGTCTTTCACTGCGACGTTAGCCAGAATCAGTCGCTGGTTGTTGGCGCTGAGCACGCTGAGTGCGGTTTTTTCTGCATTTTCTGGCAGGCCCAGCAGCGGATAGCCGCTAAGATAATTTAGCGCTTCGCCGCTGCCTGGCTGGTTCTCGGCGCTACCGTTCAACCATCCCTGCGGGTCGCAATGCAGACCGCTTTGCCCGCTGGGAAAGAACAACGCGCTCGACTGAGGGCCCCAAAAGGTTCTGAAATGGCAGGCGTCGGGCGTTTCGAATTTACTGATCTGTGCGGTGTCGGCCGCCTCGGGCGAGGGCAGAGACGTTGCGGGTGACGGCGTTGTTGCGGTGGCGGTCTGCTGCGCGCTCTCGCTTTGTTCGGCGGTGACTTTCCAGCCGTTTTTGTTTACTGCCGTGCCTTTTTGCTGTAGCTGCCCTTTGCTGTCTAGCGCCTGCCAGTTAAGAGTGGTCAACTGGCTACACTCTTTATGCATTAACGCACCCACGGCGGGAAGGAATTCTGCCAGTGAATCGGCATTGAATTTCTTTTGTGCGACGATACGCAAAGGCAAGGTCGGCGCACACCAGCTGCTGGCACGAGCACTTTTTACGTCATCGAGATACGCCGCCTGTTTGCTGCCAGGTGACCAGGCAATACGGTAATCTTGTGCCTGAGCCAGTGCCGGCAGAGTGAGCAGGCACAAAGGCCAAATCCATGCTTTCATAAGGTCTCTCACCTGTTAATCGGCTACTTGTTGGGAGCCAGCAAAATTCTTTGCGCGTCGCCGAGCGAATGCAGCAGGGTGGTGTCCTGCGGATTACCGACCCAAATCGCGATGGCAGAAAAGTTATCTTTTTTCTCCGAGCGTTTGAGTATTTCCAGCATCAGCACCAGCCATTCATTGGGGGAATTGACCATGCGCAACGTTTGTTCCATATCGTCTGTGCTTAACTCGTGCCAAAAGCCGTCGGTACAGAGTAAAAACACGTCACCGTCTTCCAGTGGCAATACGTCGCTGTAGCTGGCTTCGCGCTGTTCGTGCATCCCCAATGCGAAGTAGAGCAGGTTACTGTTAACGCCCTGGGTCTGATAACCCGCATCTTTCATCTGCTGTACCAGGCTGTGATCGCGAGTGGTCTGCATCAAATAGCCGCGGCGAAAAGCGTAGAGTCGGCTGTCCCCGGCGTGCGCCCAGTAGGCCAGTTTGTAATCACGATCGACAAACAGGCTGACCAGGGTAGTGCCCATATTTTTCAGTTCGCTACTTTGTTTCTGCCCGGTCAGGATTGCCTGATTGGCACGATTGATATGCTGCGCAATGTGCTGGGCATCGAGATGGTTTTCGCCGTTGAAATTCTCGAGCAGAGTGTTGCTGGCGATTTGCGCGGCGACTTCTCCGCCCGGAATGCCAGCAATGCCGTCACACACCACAAAACAGGCTGAGCGATTGCCCACTATCTGCCCGATGCTGTCCTGATTGCTGGCGCGAATTCCCTGATTAGACGTCGTTGCAAAAGTAATATTCATTATTTTCCCTGTTTGGTTTGCAGGTCTTTGTATTGTTCAACTTCAACGTCATAGGCATGCAGAAAAGCCTCGCCAAACAGGGTATGGAAATCATCCTCAATTTCTCCCGACGTCTTTTGATAGTTCTTGATGAAATAGTCCCAGAGTGCAGCCTTGCGCTTGGTGGAGAGCGCCATTCGCGGCAGCTGTCCGGCCTCCCGCGCCTGAGTTTCCAGCAGTTCTGGATTAAAAGATTGCAACATGGCAGCGATGATGGCGCGAATGCCGGCGATCATCCCGAGCTGGTGGGCCTGCAAATCGATTAACGCGTCACGCACCGCCTGTTCTGGCTGCATAAAACCCGGCATCTGAGTACCAAACATCTGCATCAGTACCGTTTTCCCGGAAGGCAGCAGTTTGAACGGGTTGTTGGCTTCATCGAGGATCATCGTCATCTCCGCTTTGACCCCGCGTTTCAGCATTGAGCGCGAAGACAGCAGCGCGACGGTGCCTTGCGAAAACAGGCTGACAACCTGGCCCAGCAGGCGCATCTTCTCTGCGTCGAAATCCGGCTGATTTTGCATATCGCTCAGGCCGATGCCTTCCAGCAGGCCTTGCAACAGGTTGCCGTCAAGGTGCGGGCTGTTATCACTTTGCCGCGCCGGTTGGCGCTGGTAGGAAACCGGATCGATACCCATGCGGCCCGCTGAAAGCGAAGGTTGCGGAGCAAGTTTTTCTTCCGGCTCAAACGTTGGGTTAACGGGAGCTTCTGACGAGGGTTGTTCGGCAGTAAAAGGAGCTGAATGAGGCTCGTAGGCCTGCTGTGGCTCAGGAGAGAGTTGACGACTTGCCTGCTCTGCCTGTCGCGCAAGATGAGCCTGAATTTCAGGGCGCATCTCTGATGGCAATGGCGGCTGAGGATCGGGGCGTGTCAAAGCTTCTGTCGGCAGCGGCTGTGAGTGCTGAACAGAGGGCTGTTTGGGCGGTTCGGCCTGCGGCTCAATACTCTGAAAATGCTCCGGCGGCGTTAGAGGCTGGCCGCTATCGACCATCAGGCCGAACAGGTCATTGCCATCGGACGAGGTTGCTGCGCCGCCAAACAGTGCCAGCGGATCCAGTTCCTGCTGCGCCGAGTCGGGCCTTTTTAACGATGATTCCTGTGCCAAAAGCGCGCTCGGCGTCGGATTCTTAAGAATGTGTTCCTGCTCAAACGGGCTGTCGGCTGTGAATAGGCGCGTCGGGTCGGTTTCGCGTTTATTGAGCTGGCGCAGCTCGGCAGGGTTTTCGATTTGCAGGATAGGATCAACAGGATTCAATTCCTGGGTCTGCAACTCGGTCAGCGGATTATTTTTAGCTTTTTGCACATCGGCAGCGGCCTGAGCCTGGGTTTGCGCACGGTTATCAGTGGAAAATTCATCGGCAAGGCTGTCCCATATTTCACCGGGAATCGCGGCTGCCGGGCTGAGCTGAGAGCTGGCTGGCACGGCTTTCAACGATTTTGACATCAGCGTCGCGTCCGTTTTTGGTGCGCTTTGAGCCAGGGATGACACCTCAATCAGATAGTCACCGATACCCAGCCGATCGCCATCCTGCAATTCAACCTGACGACCGCGCTCCAGTGGAATGCCATTGAACTCAACGTTGATCACATTGCCGCGATTGGTCAGGCGGCATTCGCCCTCGGCAGAAATATGGACCAGCGCCTGCAACCGTGAAATTGCGCGGTTTTCATCTGGCAAGGTGAAATTATTATCCTCACTGCGGCCAATAGTGCCACCCGGCGGGGCGAAGTCGCAGCTGGTCTGGGGGGGCTGAACGCCATTTTTACTTTTTACGAGGGTAAATCGCATAGTCGCAACCTGAATGAGTTCACCTGAGGCGGAACTATCCCCTCCAAAAAAGAGGGGATTTGTTAAGTTTTTACCAAAAGATAGGCGATTAAGAACCGGTGTTCTGTTTGATATCCCAAGTGAATTCGGTAGAAGCACCCTGACCACCGGTATCCAGCTGCACCCAGTATTCGCTCTTGACCGACGCGGCCTGGAATGAATAGTTGATGCCGACGGTGTCATCAGTGTGGGCACCGATATATTGCACTGCGGTCACTAAAACCTGAGTCAGAACGATTTGGGTGTACTCAACCTGAGTCCCACCGGCCTTGCAAACAGACAATGTAATGGTTGGGATGTGCTCACCGTTGGCACAGTATTTCATCAGGCTCGGCGTCGCTTTGTCGATCAGTGCATTCACGTGCAGATCGTTAAAATACACTTTACCGGCACCGCCACCGCCACCGACGTTCATGTTGTTTGGCTGATTGGCGCCCCAGGAGAAAGATAAAATGTCCGACCATCCGGTGTGGTTGGAATCTTTTGATTCGCCAGTGATACCGCTAACCTGCAGGAACATTGAAATAGCCATAGTTGAAAAACTCCATTAGTCATTGTGTAAACGAAGGGGTAGTGAAAACCGACAAGAGATAAAAGCGAGTGACCGCTAAGCCTGCTTTTGTTTAAGCGAAGGCAGTTTGGATACCAGGCGCAGAGACACCGTTAACCCTTCCAGCTGGTAGTGCGGGCGCAGGAAGAACTTGGCCGAGTAATAACCGGGATTGTCCTCAATTTCTTCGACCTGGATTTGTGCGTCAGCCAGTGGCTTACGCGATTTGGTTTGTTGGGAAGAGTTGGCCGGGTCGCCATCCACATAGTGAACGATCCACTCGTTCAGCCAGCGTTCCATGTCCTGCCGCTCGCGGAACGAACCAATCTTGTCGCGCACAATGCATTTCAGATAATGGGCAAAGCGGCAGCAGGCAAACAGGTACGGCAGGCGCGCTGCCAGTTGAGCGTTGGCGCTGGCGTCGGCGTCGTAATACTCTTCCGGTTTTTGCAGCGACTGCGCACCGATAAACGCGGCAAAGTCAGAGTTTTTACGGTGAATCAGAGGGATAAAGCCGTTTTTCGCCAGCTCGGCTTCTCGACGGTCGCTGATGGCAATTTCCGTCGGACATTTCATATCCACGCCGCCGTCGTCGCTCGGGAACACATGGCACGGCAGGTTTTCAACCGAACCGCCGGACTCGACACCGCGAATCGACGTACACCAGCCGAACTCTTTAAATGAACGGTTGATGTTTGCGCCCATGGCGTAGGCGGCGTTGGCCCAGGTGTAGTTCTTGTGGGTTGCGCCTTCGGTATCTTCTTCAAAATCAAAGCTGTCTACTGGATTGGTGCGAATACCGTAGGGCAAACGTGACAGGAAGCGCGGCATCACGAGTCCCAGATAACGGGTATCTTCACTTTCGCGCAGCGTGCGCCAGGCAGCGTACTCAGTGTTCTGGAAGATCTTGGTCAGGTCACGCGGGTTAGCCAGCTCTTGCCAGCTTTCCATTTGCAGCGCGCTCGGCGAGGCACCCGAGATGAACGGGCAGTGCGCGGCGGCGCTTATCTTGGCAATCTCGCCCAGCGTTTCGACATCCTGCGGGCTGTGGTCGAAATAGTAGTCGCCAATCAGGCAGCCAAACGGTTCGCCACCAAACTGTCCGTACTCTTCTTCATAGATTTTTTTAAACAGCGGACCCTGATCCCAGCCGATACCTTTATGGCGTTTCAGATTGCGCGCCAGCTCTTTCTTGCTGATATTCATCACGCGGATTTTCAGCATTTCGTCGGTTTCAGTGTTGTTGACCAGATAATGCAGACCGCGCCACGCGCCTTCCAGCTTCTGGAAAGATTCGTGATGCATGATCTGGTTAACCTGCTGCGACAGCTTCTGGTCCATTTCTGCGATCAGCGCCTGAATGGTGCGGTAGGCGTCGGTCGACAGCGGCACGGTATTTTCCAGCGCCTGCTCGGCCAGGGTTTTCACCGCGCTTTCAATTGCATCGCGGGCAGAATCGGTTTTTGGCTTGAATTCTTTATTGAGCAGCGCCGAGAATTCATCCTGGGTAAAGCTTTGCTGTGAAGCCTGTTCAAGAGGAGTCGTTGAGGAATTACTCATGATTAGTCTCCGTGCTGCTGTCTTCTGCCACTTTGTCGGCCGGTTTCGCGGCGTTAGTCAGCGATTTGAGCAGGGTAGGGTTTTTAAGGATTTCAGAGATCAGCTCTTCAGCGCCGTTTTTGCCATCCATATAGGAAAGCAGGTTGGAAAGCTGGGTGCGGGCGTCGAGCAGTTTGTCCAGCGGCTCGACGCGACGGACGATAGCGTCAGGTGAAAAATCGTCCATGCTGTTGAACGTCAGGTCTACGCCCAGCATGCCCTTACCGGTCAATGTGTTATCGACGTGATAGGCAATGTGCGGCTGTAAGGCCTTCATGCGCTCGTCAAAGTTATCGATGTCAATTTC contains the following coding sequences:
- the tssC gene encoding type VI secretion system contractile sheath large subunit → MSNSSTTPLEQASQQSFTQDEFSALLNKEFKPKTDSARDAIESAVKTLAEQALENTVPLSTDAYRTIQALIAEMDQKLSQQVNQIMHHESFQKLEGAWRGLHYLVNNTETDEMLKIRVMNISKKELARNLKRHKGIGWDQGPLFKKIYEEEYGQFGGEPFGCLIGDYYFDHSPQDVETLGEIAKISAAAHCPFISGASPSALQMESWQELANPRDLTKIFQNTEYAAWRTLRESEDTRYLGLVMPRFLSRLPYGIRTNPVDSFDFEEDTEGATHKNYTWANAAYAMGANINRSFKEFGWCTSIRGVESGGSVENLPCHVFPSDDGGVDMKCPTEIAISDRREAELAKNGFIPLIHRKNSDFAAFIGAQSLQKPEEYYDADASANAQLAARLPYLFACCRFAHYLKCIVRDKIGSFRERQDMERWLNEWIVHYVDGDPANSSQQTKSRKPLADAQIQVEEIEDNPGYYSAKFFLRPHYQLEGLTVSLRLVSKLPSLKQKQA
- a CDS encoding type VI secretion system tube protein Hcp, whose product is MAISMFLQVSGITGESKDSNHTGWSDILSFSWGANQPNNMNVGGGGGAGKVYFNDLHVNALIDKATPSLMKYCANGEHIPTITLSVCKAGGTQVEYTQIVLTQVLVTAVQYIGAHTDDTVGINYSFQAASVKSEYWVQLDTGGQGASTEFTWDIKQNTGS
- the tagH gene encoding type VI secretion system-associated FHA domain protein TagH, which translates into the protein MRFTLVKSKNGVQPPQTSCDFAPPGGTIGRSEDNNFTLPDENRAISRLQALVHISAEGECRLTNRGNVINVEFNGIPLERGRQVELQDGDRLGIGDYLIEVSSLAQSAPKTDATLMSKSLKAVPASSQLSPAAAIPGEIWDSLADEFSTDNRAQTQAQAAADVQKAKNNPLTELQTQELNPVDPILQIENPAELRQLNKRETDPTRLFTADSPFEQEHILKNPTPSALLAQESSLKRPDSAQQELDPLALFGGAATSSDGNDLFGLMVDSGQPLTPPEHFQSIEPQAEPPKQPSVQHSQPLPTEALTRPDPQPPLPSEMRPEIQAHLARQAEQASRQLSPEPQQAYEPHSAPFTAEQPSSEAPVNPTFEPEEKLAPQPSLSAGRMGIDPVSYQRQPARQSDNSPHLDGNLLQGLLEGIGLSDMQNQPDFDAEKMRLLGQVVSLFSQGTVALLSSRSMLKRGVKAEMTMILDEANNPFKLLPSGKTVLMQMFGTQMPGFMQPEQAVRDALIDLQAHQLGMIAGIRAIIAAMLQSFNPELLETQAREAGQLPRMALSTKRKAALWDYFIKNYQKTSGEIEDDFHTLFGEAFLHAYDVEVEQYKDLQTKQGK
- the tssB gene encoding type VI secretion system contractile sheath small subunit, producing the protein MANFPGIKKARSGQKFIARNRAPRVQIEYDVEIYGSEKKIQIPFVMGVMADLVGQSQQDQMPIDERKFLEIDIDNFDERMKALQPHIAYHVDNTLTGKGMLGVDLTFNSMDDFSPDAIVRRVEPLDKLLDARTQLSNLLSYMDGKNGAEELISEILKNPTLLKSLTNAAKPADKVAEDSSTETNHE
- a CDS encoding PP2C family serine/threonine-protein phosphatase → MNITFATTSNQGIRASNQDSIGQIVGNRSACFVVCDGIAGIPGGEVAAQIASNTLLENFNGENHLDAQHIAQHINRANQAILTGQKQSSELKNMGTTLVSLFVDRDYKLAYWAHAGDSRLYAFRRGYLMQTTRDHSLVQQMKDAGYQTQGVNSNLLYFALGMHEQREASYSDVLPLEDGDVFLLCTDGFWHELSTDDMEQTLRMVNSPNEWLVLMLEILKRSEKKDNFSAIAIWVGNPQDTTLLHSLGDAQRILLAPNK